Genomic segment of Anaerobacillus alkaliphilus:
TTTGGGTATTGGAATGGTTATTTCAATAATTGTCTTATCGTATCAATTGGTAGAAGCTAACACTAAAATACAATCTTATAAGGAAAAGGAAGTTAGTGCATTTTCTTTTGCCATTTTAAATTATTCTAACGTACTATCCTCTATAGCAATGACATTAGCAGATTATAACGAGGATTTTACAGAAGGAGAACGAGTTTTGTATGAAAGACTTTTGTCATCCCATGGATATAGGCTAAATCACATAGGGCGTGAATTGACTTCATTAAGACAGCTTTATCCAGAGGATTTGATCTACGAACAGTATGTCTATTTTATCGAGCACCTATTATTTCATACGAAAAGAAACTTTCCTGAGAGTAGAAGGCACGAAATAGGAGAAGTCATTCTAGAGTATAGTGACCAAATTAGGATTTTTAGTTTTGATACAAAAAAACTACTCTCGAATGATATAGAAATGAGAAGATTACTAGATTTAATCAGTGCGATGAATGAGGATGTTTCAAAATTTGTTTATTAACTATTTTTTGATGAAACATGGAGTGTTATGGAAATTTTACAAGTGGATATGGTATACAAGGCCTTGCTTAACGCTTGGTCATTGCAATCAAGTTCAAAATGGCTGGAAGATAACCCTACCAAAGGACAATGTGGGGTAACTGCATTAGTTGTAAATGATTTATTAGGGGCTGAGATAAGAAAAACGAAACTTGATGAGTGTTGGCACTATTATAATTTTATAGATGGAGAACGCTATGATTTTACAGCGTCACAATTTTCTGAAGCGATTGCGTATACAGATCTACCATCGAAGCGAGAAGAGGCTTTTACGGATACAAACTCAAAACAATATCACTATCTAAAACAAAGTGTCATGGACTATCTAAAGAATACATAAGTAAGTATGAAGTGGTGAGAAGTTATTTAATCTTGTGTGGTTTTTTCGAAGGTTATGTTACCGTGATAGAAAATGTAGAAAGGTGATGATAGACGTGGGTGTAAAGATAGCGAATTCTAGCAATATAGAAGATCTAGTTCAAATTGACCGAGAAGTCATTGGGGATGATCATAGACGAGAGTTTATTAGAATGGCAGTTGAGGAGGAGCGATGTCTGATCATAGCAAGTGAGTATGCGGTTGAAGGGTTTTTAATCCATGATAAGAATTTTTTCAATAGCAGCTTTATTTCTT
This window contains:
- a CDS encoding YunG family protein, which codes for MEILQVDMVYKALLNAWSLQSSSKWLEDNPTKGQCGVTALVVNDLLGAEIRKTKLDECWHYYNFIDGERYDFTASQFSEAIAYTDLPSKREEAFTDTNSKQYHYLKQSVMDYLKNT